In one window of Leptospira sp. GIMC2001 DNA:
- a CDS encoding SGNH/GDSL hydrolase family protein, with protein MLRKLFFYIVLFLLVFCAFRMLDYVGFYILKSQNFSKVSTYPANTKTISFSSDFIYLSETNSLGIRNEELSEKSKTRVLFIGDSFVHGVGVKKEQTMVSLVSEKFRKLGKDFEFINAGIIGNSPLQSRLMYEYLNPIISPDVVVFCIYTNDVFDSGENQLSRKTREFIISHNFWLRILNLIFPNSLEYGIRIFMMMQSSNLQADANSIQVLNDSNLQSQNLSKYKRPQLTKEEADIKYQEFISSAQVVAKSLDISSESFDDWKDRLGSDMLHSAAIGDYNSWHVLYGLTEPSYFKDSLELNEQALNGYNTMIQEISKLKIATESSNQRFILVYVSSELQFSPLKQKLNERLGYLVDSKWLQQESELEKRLIEYSIENGIPFLTLTDSLRLATNSGKTLTWDFDLHWNAAGNRVAADAISPFLLNELKNLK; from the coding sequence ATGCTTAGGAAATTATTTTTTTACATCGTTTTGTTTCTCTTGGTTTTCTGTGCTTTCCGAATGCTGGATTATGTTGGATTTTACATTTTAAAATCTCAAAATTTTTCTAAAGTTAGTACTTACCCAGCCAATACAAAAACGATATCTTTTTCTTCAGATTTTATCTATTTATCTGAGACAAATTCTTTGGGTATTCGGAATGAAGAATTAAGTGAAAAATCTAAGACGCGTGTTCTTTTTATTGGTGATTCATTCGTTCATGGAGTTGGTGTTAAGAAAGAACAAACCATGGTTTCCTTGGTATCAGAAAAATTCAGAAAGTTAGGAAAAGATTTTGAATTTATAAATGCTGGAATTATTGGTAATAGTCCGCTTCAATCCAGGTTGATGTATGAATACTTGAACCCAATTATTTCTCCAGATGTTGTTGTATTTTGTATATACACAAATGACGTTTTTGATTCAGGTGAGAATCAACTTTCTAGAAAGACTCGCGAATTTATTATTAGTCATAATTTCTGGCTCAGAATTCTGAATTTGATTTTTCCCAATTCACTGGAATATGGAATTCGAATTTTTATGATGATGCAGAGTTCAAATTTACAAGCTGATGCAAACTCAATTCAAGTATTAAACGATTCAAATCTTCAAAGCCAAAATTTATCTAAATATAAAAGGCCTCAACTTACTAAAGAAGAAGCTGATATTAAATATCAAGAATTTATTTCTTCAGCACAAGTTGTAGCGAAATCTTTAGACATATCAAGTGAATCTTTTGATGACTGGAAAGACCGATTAGGTTCAGATATGTTGCATTCGGCAGCAATCGGAGATTATAATTCTTGGCATGTTCTTTACGGATTGACTGAACCTAGTTATTTTAAGGATTCGTTGGAATTGAATGAGCAAGCTTTAAATGGATATAATACCATGATTCAAGAAATCTCCAAACTGAAAATAGCAACGGAATCGTCCAATCAAAGATTTATACTTGTTTATGTTAGTAGTGAATTGCAATTTTCACCTTTAAAACAAAAATTGAATGAAAGGTTAGGCTATCTCGTGGATTCAAAATGGCTTCAACAAGAATCAGAGTTAGAGAAGAGATTGATTGAGTATTCCATAGAAAATGGAATCCCATTTCTAACCCTAACGGATTCCTTACGACTAGCTACAAATTCGGGAAAAACTTTGACTTGGGACTTTGATCTTCACTGGAACGCTGCAGGTAATCGAGTTGCGGCAGATGCAATATCTCCATTTTTATTGAATGAATTGAAGAATCTAAAATAA
- the ribH gene encoding 6,7-dimethyl-8-ribityllumazine synthase, producing the protein MSFKVIQGKRIAEAQKHCFIVSRFNEFITDRLLQGALDAIESHGGRLEDVTVVYIPGAFEFPSTVAKVLASKKFDAVTCLGCVIRGATSHYDLVSGESAKVGSLSIEHKIPVIFGVITTENIEQAIERAGSKAGNKGFEAAVTAIEMVNLFREL; encoded by the coding sequence ATGTCATTTAAAGTTATCCAAGGCAAAAGAATCGCAGAAGCACAGAAGCATTGTTTCATCGTATCACGATTCAACGAATTTATTACAGATAGACTATTGCAAGGCGCACTGGATGCCATTGAATCTCATGGCGGAAGGCTCGAGGATGTTACCGTTGTCTATATTCCAGGAGCTTTTGAATTTCCTTCAACCGTTGCTAAGGTTCTTGCATCAAAGAAATTTGACGCAGTCACTTGCCTAGGTTGTGTCATTCGAGGTGCCACTTCTCATTACGATTTGGTCTCAGGTGAGTCTGCAAAAGTTGGGTCACTATCGATCGAACACAAAATTCCTGTGATTTTTGGCGTAATCACAACAGAAAATATTGAGCAAGCAATTGAAAGGGCTGGATCAAAAGCCGGCAATAAAGGATTTGAAGCTGCGGTTACTGCCATTGAGATGGTCAATCTCTTCCGCGAGCTTTAA
- a CDS encoding LIC_10740 family protein: MAMEKNKINKAFKDFWIWIQLKWKNFYEIAIDSKGEVPRKFLFLYTMWISFIIFISFSFLVDKNPFRLLIPFQVFALPISDPRVEAVVYVSDGESQTYLSVRKVLKVSNDREDILKLIEEVGRPPYHSKMDSITSDIGSSSLKKLPNLSVALLSSWIIDDGKVLVLDFSSREIEKELSKYRYAKSRGEEMIDEESEVEDTESYYSAPANFIDSKTQREIEEKKIKNLNLALSCISQTIKANFPKIQNVMFRIDGKNPTKTGLFASFADIDKE; the protein is encoded by the coding sequence ATGGCGATGGAAAAGAATAAAATAAATAAAGCATTTAAAGATTTTTGGATTTGGATTCAATTGAAATGGAAGAATTTCTATGAAATTGCTATTGATTCAAAAGGTGAAGTTCCTAGAAAATTTTTATTTTTATACACTATGTGGATATCATTTATAATATTCATAAGTTTTTCCTTCTTGGTTGATAAGAATCCTTTTAGGCTATTGATTCCCTTTCAAGTTTTTGCACTTCCAATATCCGATCCAAGAGTAGAAGCCGTTGTATATGTATCTGATGGAGAATCACAAACATACTTATCCGTACGAAAAGTTCTGAAAGTATCGAATGATAGAGAAGATATTTTAAAGCTAATAGAAGAAGTTGGTCGCCCTCCATACCACTCTAAAATGGATTCGATAACTAGTGATATTGGAAGCTCGAGTCTAAAAAAGCTTCCCAATCTATCTGTTGCCCTATTGAGTTCCTGGATAATAGATGATGGAAAAGTTTTAGTGTTGGATTTCTCAAGTCGGGAGATTGAGAAAGAACTTTCCAAATACAGATACGCCAAATCAAGAGGCGAAGAGATGATTGATGAAGAATCGGAAGTTGAAGATACAGAAAGCTACTATTCGGCTCCTGCCAATTTTATCGATTCCAAAACGCAAAGAGAAATAGAAGAAAAAAAGATAAAAAATCTAAATCTTGCATTATCCTGCATTTCGCAGACTATCAAGGCAAATTTTCCAAAGATTCAAAATGTAATGTTTCGGATAGATGGAAAAAATCCTACGAAGACTGGATTATTTGCATCCTTTGCCGACATTGATAAAGAATAG
- a CDS encoding N-acetylmuramoyl-L-alanine amidase family protein has translation MGKGKVSFWTLIFIVFLPCNVYSESVTLKTYGKNSYITLEDLITVLPELKVQSDHNILLTEVNGNGAKLRFRSSSSFYILDNKVIKIPLKVIYSKGKTFIPPDLAEAIIVNLIPYEIFYQFRDQTLALEVRSKDAGKGFLPIRAVVIDAGHGGKDPGTSDTKGNNEKDISLKVAIGLSKALSKEYPEMVVYLTRDKDVFIPLEERSVLANKLLKDTKEAVFISLHCNASLSNKPSGYEIYYLSQTPTTEQARELAILENKILTSNYVSPISNIQAGMMSSLVQRRSKNLADRIDTEFQKGIGSLIPSRGVKKADFSVLRGSLMPAVLIEMGYLSHPKESIFLNSAKLQNRIIKSIIRGIQSYGDGKE, from the coding sequence TTGGGCAAAGGTAAAGTCTCTTTTTGGACGCTAATCTTTATTGTTTTCTTGCCGTGTAATGTTTATTCTGAGTCGGTCACTCTAAAAACATACGGTAAGAATTCATATATCACTCTGGAAGACTTGATAACAGTTCTTCCAGAGCTTAAAGTTCAATCTGATCACAATATTTTATTGACTGAAGTGAATGGGAACGGAGCAAAGTTGCGATTTCGTTCCAGCTCTTCTTTTTACATATTAGATAATAAGGTCATAAAGATTCCGCTTAAGGTAATCTATTCTAAAGGGAAAACTTTTATTCCTCCAGATCTTGCTGAAGCGATTATAGTCAACCTCATACCTTATGAAATATTTTATCAATTCCGAGATCAAACTTTAGCATTAGAAGTAAGATCAAAGGATGCTGGTAAAGGATTTCTTCCCATCCGAGCAGTTGTAATTGATGCAGGTCATGGTGGTAAAGATCCAGGTACTTCGGATACAAAGGGCAATAACGAAAAAGACATTTCTCTCAAAGTTGCAATCGGTCTATCAAAAGCATTAAGCAAAGAATACCCCGAGATGGTCGTCTACCTTACTCGAGATAAAGATGTATTTATTCCACTTGAAGAGCGATCAGTCCTAGCCAATAAATTATTGAAGGATACAAAAGAAGCTGTGTTTATCTCCCTTCATTGCAATGCTTCACTTTCGAATAAACCAAGTGGCTACGAAATCTATTATCTTTCTCAGACACCAACGACTGAGCAGGCAAGAGAACTAGCGATACTTGAAAATAAAATTTTGACTTCTAATTATGTATCACCCATTTCCAATATTCAAGCAGGTATGATGTCTAGTTTAGTTCAGAGGAGATCCAAAAATCTTGCGGATCGGATCGACACGGAATTTCAAAAAGGAATTGGATCACTCATTCCATCAAGAGGAGTTAAAAAAGCTGATTTTTCTGTATTGCGCGGAAGCCTGATGCCTGCAGTCTTGATTGAAATGGGTTACTTATCTCATCCAAAGGAGTCGATTTTTTTGAACTCGGCTAAATTACAAAATAGAATTATCAAAAGTATCATTCGAGGGATTCAGTCTTATGGCGATGGAAAAGAATAA
- a CDS encoding SET domain-containing protein, with product MKHKSAKKKANKKKVIKPIIYTESDFEIKKSKIPGIGMGLFPKVNLKKGDHIGFYTGKILDDDQANSDRYVESRYLLWICKDWWIYGEGKQSNYTRYINHSEKPNAELIVSVRWKTARFIAMKAVKAGDELFFDYGKDYWDNMDFKPKAK from the coding sequence ATGAAACATAAATCCGCCAAAAAGAAAGCCAATAAAAAGAAAGTTATCAAACCTATCATCTATACTGAAAGTGATTTTGAAATCAAGAAGTCCAAGATTCCTGGAATCGGGATGGGATTGTTTCCTAAAGTTAACCTTAAAAAAGGAGACCATATTGGTTTCTATACAGGAAAAATTTTAGACGACGACCAAGCAAATTCGGACCGTTATGTGGAATCAAGATATCTATTATGGATTTGTAAAGATTGGTGGATCTATGGTGAAGGCAAGCAGTCGAATTACACTCGCTATATCAATCATTCCGAAAAACCTAATGCTGAACTAATAGTTTCTGTAAGATGGAAGACTGCTCGCTTCATTGCAATGAAAGCTGTAAAAGCCGGAGACGAATTATTTTTTGATTATGGAAAAGATTATTGGGACAATATGGATTTTAAGCCAAAAGCAAAGTAA
- a CDS encoding DEAD/DEAH box helicase, whose amino-acid sequence MEFKELELLPELQENLSNSGFINLTKIQELAIPFALTGRDLTGLAQTGTGKTLAFLVPAVQKLLTDRPTSGKPFILALAPTRELVIQIAEEGTKLLKGTGYSVATIIGGTDYKGQEESLSNNPGLIVATPGRLIDFVKSRNLDITQVKIVIIDEADRMFDMGFVMDLKYVFHKCKDRSQTMLFSATLSFEVIQLAYKYLNEPVEVQVDADKLISERIEQKLYHLGREERLPYLVNLILQDNMEGLGFIFTNYKSNIPLIIRTLHKYGISTAGLSSDFDQKKRIRLLKDFKLGKYKIMVATDVASRGIDVANIDVVYNFDLPMDSENYVHRIGRTARAGRKGRSISFCSENDYPELERIEKYLKVNIPVQAVEDNLLTFPEGDFEAFVPDDPAIMKSLNDASADPVYKKSGRDSGGKSFRDNRSRDGKPSRDGRNQGMDSRTPREPRDARAPREPRESNKTVDSKGKKSFSDRNHNQASKTNSDYAKNGNSKNNKNRNDNKFHQKSNSNSKVDKSRRNLFDIEEVRSKDKEAKKSIWAKVKSLFGR is encoded by the coding sequence ATGGAATTTAAAGAATTAGAACTATTGCCAGAGCTACAAGAAAATTTGAGTAACTCTGGTTTCATCAACCTAACAAAAATACAGGAGCTAGCAATCCCTTTTGCACTGACGGGCAGAGACCTCACTGGACTTGCTCAGACTGGAACTGGCAAGACACTTGCCTTTTTGGTTCCTGCAGTTCAGAAATTATTGACTGATCGACCTACGTCAGGTAAACCTTTTATCCTAGCACTCGCTCCCACAAGAGAACTTGTTATACAAATTGCGGAAGAAGGAACTAAATTATTAAAGGGCACAGGCTACAGTGTTGCGACTATTATCGGCGGAACAGATTACAAAGGCCAAGAAGAATCGCTTAGCAATAATCCAGGACTTATTGTCGCAACGCCTGGTCGGTTGATTGATTTTGTCAAATCTAGAAATCTAGACATAACACAAGTTAAGATTGTGATCATCGACGAAGCGGACAGAATGTTCGATATGGGATTCGTTATGGATCTCAAATACGTATTTCACAAATGTAAAGATCGTTCGCAGACTATGCTTTTCTCAGCGACTCTATCTTTCGAAGTAATACAACTAGCCTATAAATATTTGAATGAACCGGTTGAAGTTCAAGTCGATGCTGATAAACTAATTAGCGAAAGAATTGAGCAGAAACTATACCATCTTGGCCGAGAAGAAAGATTGCCTTATCTGGTGAATTTGATCTTACAAGATAATATGGAAGGTTTAGGATTTATTTTTACGAATTATAAATCCAATATTCCATTGATCATTCGAACCTTGCATAAATATGGAATTTCTACTGCAGGGTTATCATCTGATTTTGATCAGAAAAAAAGAATTCGACTGCTTAAGGATTTCAAGTTAGGTAAATACAAAATCATGGTTGCAACAGACGTTGCATCTCGGGGTATCGACGTCGCAAATATTGACGTAGTTTACAATTTTGACCTTCCGATGGATTCAGAAAATTATGTTCACCGAATTGGAAGAACAGCAAGAGCTGGGAGAAAAGGTAGATCGATCAGTTTTTGTTCTGAGAACGATTATCCAGAACTGGAAAGAATAGAAAAATATCTCAAAGTAAACATTCCTGTTCAAGCTGTAGAAGATAATTTATTGACTTTTCCAGAAGGCGATTTTGAAGCTTTCGTTCCAGACGATCCAGCAATCATGAAGAGCTTAAATGATGCAAGTGCGGATCCTGTTTATAAAAAATCAGGACGGGATTCCGGAGGGAAATCATTTAGGGACAATCGTTCGAGAGATGGAAAACCTTCTCGAGATGGTCGTAACCAAGGAATGGACAGTAGAACTCCAAGAGAGCCAAGGGATGCACGCGCTCCTCGTGAGCCAAGAGAATCTAATAAAACGGTAGATTCCAAAGGTAAAAAGTCTTTCTCTGATCGAAATCACAATCAAGCCAGTAAGACAAACTCTGATTATGCGAAGAATGGTAATTCCAAGAATAATAAAAATCGGAATGATAATAAATTCCACCAAAAGTCAAATTCCAATTCGAAAGTTGATAAATCTAGAAGGAATTTATTTGATATCGAAGAAGTAAGATCAAAAGATAAAGAAGCGAAGAAGTCAATTTGGGCAAAGGTAAAGTCTCTTTTTGGACGCTAA
- a CDS encoding tetratricopeptide repeat protein, translating into METFRKNRLRFEIQDDNEIHNLQSKEEDYYSEVPTKRRGSARLLGFFFWAFICLIIAGAISFGVWWQFYREKSMDVSDLAEGELLRDKRSLDQILEKPYLPSSHVSAELNKCIQLFRENYTQRAFLACEEFLNTPSSDEEKSIAMTVLGVLFDNAGRYPLAVERLEKATRYDPKNFHAYYNLSLAFRHMGRMEEARKAAKIARDIAPNDPKVAMLSGNLFSELGDTDAALKAYESGISPAIADAGLLYNLALAQYKKGKIVDAIDNFEKSIQQEPGSRVAVLAHGHLGKIYFDQENWKNAEYHFKEAVRLQKDNASNLFNLGLVLMKLGKKEEAVSMFRQALDGGTNDSEVYIRLAEVLDSLKLPSLAIQSLQKALAIRPNDIDSLFALGDIYYKRGDLIGAEQTFRKIISATPGDSYTETALINLGIILDEMERSGEAIRTFERALELNPKNYNAYYNLGIASLHAGEPTRAINAWKKASVLESGKNFKARERIADYYATSGLNTEAVSAYESIISDNPSAHPIRLKLATVYRKIGQSESSERQLLNVLQNSESGSDIKEAHKILALVYSESKNPELEKKARDEAYRASHMDPKDMESRLVLAKILSNSHSMMEREKAVDELKVIVNSDVSPNITAQAYNLMGVCYYRNEEFKKALQSFDMALGLDPSLTDAYDNKRAARTAYEDSLGGRGGIN; encoded by the coding sequence TTGGAAACCTTCAGAAAAAACAGACTCCGTTTTGAGATCCAAGATGATAATGAAATACATAATCTCCAATCGAAAGAAGAGGATTATTATAGCGAAGTTCCTACTAAGAGACGTGGAAGTGCACGTCTTCTCGGATTCTTTTTCTGGGCGTTTATTTGTTTGATAATCGCTGGAGCTATTAGCTTCGGTGTTTGGTGGCAGTTTTATCGAGAGAAATCGATGGATGTATCTGACCTTGCAGAAGGTGAGCTACTTCGTGATAAGAGAAGTCTAGACCAAATCCTAGAAAAGCCATACCTACCTTCATCTCATGTCAGTGCTGAGTTGAACAAATGTATCCAACTCTTTCGAGAAAATTACACTCAGCGTGCCTTCCTTGCTTGTGAAGAATTTCTAAACACTCCCAGTTCCGATGAAGAAAAGTCAATCGCTATGACTGTTCTTGGAGTTCTTTTCGATAATGCAGGTCGTTATCCTCTTGCAGTTGAACGATTGGAAAAGGCGACTAGGTATGATCCCAAGAATTTTCATGCCTATTACAATCTATCACTTGCTTTTCGACATATGGGAAGAATGGAAGAGGCAAGAAAGGCTGCCAAGATCGCAAGAGATATTGCACCTAATGATCCTAAGGTGGCAATGCTCAGTGGCAATTTATTCTCTGAATTGGGGGATACAGACGCAGCTCTCAAAGCCTACGAATCTGGAATCTCTCCCGCAATTGCTGATGCTGGACTTCTCTACAACCTCGCACTCGCTCAATACAAAAAAGGCAAAATTGTAGATGCCATAGATAATTTTGAGAAGTCGATACAGCAAGAGCCTGGGAGTCGCGTGGCAGTTCTTGCTCATGGGCATCTTGGCAAAATATACTTCGACCAAGAAAATTGGAAGAATGCAGAATACCATTTCAAAGAAGCTGTTCGATTGCAAAAAGATAATGCGAGTAATCTTTTCAACTTGGGACTCGTTCTTATGAAGCTTGGTAAAAAAGAAGAAGCAGTTTCTATGTTTCGACAAGCACTCGATGGAGGTACGAATGATTCTGAGGTCTACATTCGTCTTGCAGAAGTTCTAGATTCTCTCAAACTTCCAAGCCTTGCCATCCAGTCGTTGCAAAAAGCACTTGCAATACGTCCCAATGATATTGATTCCTTATTTGCATTAGGTGATATCTATTACAAGCGTGGTGATCTTATTGGAGCGGAACAAACATTTAGAAAAATTATTTCTGCAACACCAGGTGATTCTTACACAGAAACCGCGCTGATCAATCTGGGAATTATTTTGGACGAGATGGAAAGAAGTGGTGAGGCGATTCGAACATTCGAACGAGCCTTAGAGCTTAATCCCAAAAACTACAATGCGTATTACAATCTGGGCATTGCATCTTTGCATGCAGGTGAGCCAACTCGAGCAATCAATGCTTGGAAGAAAGCATCAGTTTTAGAATCGGGCAAAAATTTTAAAGCTCGAGAGAGAATTGCAGACTATTATGCAACCAGTGGACTCAATACAGAAGCAGTTTCCGCCTATGAAAGTATAATTTCGGACAATCCGTCCGCTCATCCGATCCGACTAAAGCTTGCGACCGTTTATAGAAAAATTGGCCAGTCAGAATCTTCAGAGAGGCAATTGCTGAATGTTTTGCAAAATTCTGAATCGGGATCGGATATAAAAGAAGCACATAAAATTTTGGCATTGGTTTATTCAGAAAGTAAGAATCCTGAGCTAGAAAAAAAAGCGAGAGATGAAGCCTACCGAGCATCTCATATGGACCCAAAAGATATGGAAAGTAGACTTGTCCTTGCTAAGATTCTTTCCAACTCTCATTCCATGATGGAGCGAGAAAAAGCAGTGGATGAACTAAAAGTCATAGTGAACTCCGATGTGTCTCCGAACATTACAGCCCAGGCATATAATCTAATGGGAGTATGCTACTATCGCAATGAAGAATTCAAAAAAGCTCTTCAAAGTTTTGATATGGCTTTAGGTCTAGATCCAAGTCTGACCGATGCCTACGACAATAAGCGTGCAGCTCGTACGGCGTATGAAGACAGTTTAGGAGGAAGGGGAGGTATAAACTGA
- the nusB gene encoding transcription antitermination factor NusB has product MASRRKGRILALMGLYQIDLVKTPIDEALTFKYYDKPTTDDERDYAKALIKGVVDNWELIDNTIKDNSKNWDIKRISIVNRCILRLSIYSLMNEQFVPHQVVIDEALELTREFESEESVGFINGLLDAVHKKLVL; this is encoded by the coding sequence ATGGCATCTAGAAGAAAAGGAAGAATTCTTGCCCTTATGGGACTCTATCAGATTGATCTGGTCAAAACTCCCATTGACGAAGCCCTCACTTTCAAATACTACGATAAACCTACAACCGATGATGAGCGCGATTATGCGAAAGCTCTGATTAAAGGTGTTGTGGATAACTGGGAACTGATCGACAATACTATTAAGGACAACTCGAAGAATTGGGATATTAAGCGAATCTCAATTGTGAACCGTTGTATTTTGAGACTATCAATTTATAGTCTTATGAACGAACAATTTGTACCCCACCAAGTTGTCATTGATGAAGCTCTTGAGTTAACAAGAGAATTCGAAAGTGAAGAATCGGTTGGATTTATCAATGGATTGCTCGATGCCGTTCACAAAAAGTTAGTCCTCTAG
- a CDS encoding class I SAM-dependent methyltransferase, which yields MSIAFDFLPSSEFPEWIEVCRLTGVHRFIKAKTRDYEDRYFLEEYKNQYNKTYYEDEANLRKLANSRLDSLIQVMGWRSDDLKNKSLLEIGSATGFFLDEARKRGFQVEGIEISNEGYRYSTDVLKLSVFKGGLLDFNSSEKKWDVVASFFTLEHIPEIMEIWIKISSLLRKGGGLILALPSFYGPTFQTNPKQWFETHPSDHFFDYDHRSLKKVLNCLDLHLKLKKPLSHHPDRDKGWKGYLPNPGYKWISDVLCYGDTFQIIAEKK from the coding sequence CTGAGTATCGCTTTTGATTTTCTTCCGAGTTCAGAATTTCCTGAATGGATAGAAGTATGTAGACTAACGGGTGTACATCGATTTATTAAGGCTAAGACACGAGATTATGAAGATAGATATTTTCTTGAGGAATACAAGAATCAATACAACAAGACTTATTATGAAGACGAGGCAAATCTAAGAAAGCTTGCAAATTCTAGATTGGATTCTTTGATTCAAGTTATGGGTTGGAGATCAGATGATCTAAAGAATAAATCTTTACTCGAAATAGGATCGGCAACTGGATTTTTTTTGGATGAGGCTAGGAAACGAGGATTTCAAGTTGAGGGTATTGAAATCTCAAACGAAGGATATCGTTATTCGACGGATGTTTTGAAACTTTCTGTGTTCAAAGGCGGTTTACTTGATTTCAATTCCAGTGAAAAAAAATGGGATGTCGTAGCATCGTTTTTTACCTTGGAACATATTCCAGAGATAATGGAGATTTGGATCAAAATTTCTTCTTTGTTAAGGAAAGGAGGTGGATTGATTCTTGCCTTACCAAGTTTCTATGGTCCAACTTTTCAAACTAACCCAAAACAGTGGTTTGAGACACATCCCAGTGACCATTTTTTTGATTACGATCACCGTTCCTTGAAAAAAGTCTTGAATTGCTTGGACTTGCACCTAAAACTAAAAAAACCACTCTCTCATCACCCAGACCGGGATAAAGGTTGGAAAGGTTATTTACCGAACCCCGGCTACAAGTGGATATCCGATGTTTTATGCTACGGAGACACCTTTCAAATTATTGCAGAAAAGAAGTAA